A single genomic interval of Psychroserpens sp. NJDZ02 harbors:
- a CDS encoding 50S ribosomal protein L25/general stress protein Ctc, with product MKSITINGSKRESVGKKVTQALRNAGQVPCVLYGGDNQVHFSAAELAFSKLVYTPNAHTVVIELESGEKFDAILQDIQFHPVTDRILHVDFYQTFADKEVTMDIPLNFIGNPRGVRNGGVLRKNTRSLRVKAVPGNLPDFIDANIEDLKIGNKLYITALASDNFTFMHPDNTVVCLVRRSRAAITVDEDDEEAEGADAAEATQE from the coding sequence ATGAAGTCAATTACAATCAACGGATCCAAAAGAGAAAGCGTGGGCAAAAAAGTAACACAAGCCTTACGTAATGCTGGTCAGGTTCCTTGCGTATTATACGGAGGAGACAACCAAGTGCATTTCTCAGCAGCAGAATTAGCCTTCTCAAAACTTGTATACACACCAAATGCGCATACAGTTGTTATTGAGTTAGAAAGTGGTGAAAAATTTGATGCTATCTTACAAGATATCCAATTTCACCCTGTAACAGATAGAATCTTACACGTAGATTTCTACCAAACATTTGCTGACAAAGAAGTAACAATGGATATTCCATTAAACTTTATCGGAAACCCTCGTGGTGTTAGAAATGGTGGTGTTTTACGTAAAAACACACGTAGCTTAAGAGTTAAAGCTGTACCAGGAAACTTACCTGATTTTATAGATGCAAATATTGAAGACCTTAAGATTGGTAACAAACTTTACATTACCGCTTTAGCTAGCGACAATTTTACTTTCATGCACCCTGACAACACGGTTGTATGTTTAGTAAGACGTTCTAGAGCTGCTATTACAGTTGACGAAGATGATGAAGAAGCAGAAGGTGCAGATGCAGCAGAAGCGACTCAAGAATAA
- a CDS encoding ribose-phosphate pyrophosphokinase, with amino-acid sequence MPNTKPEAKIFSITQSKALAKKIAAAYGSDLGKVITSTYSDGEFQPSYEESIRGARIFIIGSTNPSSENLMEMLLMIDAAKRASARHITAVLPYFGWARQDRKDKPRVPIAAKLVAKMLETAGATRIVTMDLHADQIQGFFEKPVDHLFASTIFLPYLKELNLDNLTIASPDMGGSKRAYAYSKALESDVVICYKQRAKANVISHMELIGDVTGKNVVLVDDMVDTAGTLTKAADLMMERGALSVRAICTHPILSGDAYQRIEDSKLEELIVTDSIPLRQESKKIKVLSCADLFAEVMQNVHYNKSISSKFLM; translated from the coding sequence ATGCCAAATACAAAGCCAGAAGCTAAAATATTTTCAATAACGCAAAGTAAAGCTTTAGCAAAGAAAATTGCTGCTGCTTACGGGTCTGATTTAGGTAAAGTAATTACTTCGACTTATAGTGATGGAGAATTTCAACCATCATATGAAGAATCTATTAGAGGAGCACGTATTTTCATAATTGGATCAACTAATCCAAGTTCTGAAAATTTAATGGAAATGTTGTTAATGATTGATGCTGCAAAACGCGCATCCGCACGACACATTACTGCTGTATTACCTTACTTTGGTTGGGCTAGACAAGACCGCAAAGACAAACCTAGAGTACCTATTGCTGCAAAATTAGTAGCTAAAATGTTGGAAACAGCTGGAGCGACTAGAATTGTAACCATGGATTTGCATGCTGATCAAATACAAGGTTTTTTCGAAAAGCCTGTTGATCATTTATTTGCCTCAACGATCTTTTTACCATACTTAAAAGAGTTAAATCTTGACAACCTAACAATTGCTTCTCCTGATATGGGAGGATCAAAACGTGCGTATGCCTATTCAAAAGCATTAGAAAGTGATGTCGTGATATGTTACAAACAACGTGCTAAAGCCAATGTTATTTCTCACATGGAATTAATTGGAGATGTAACAGGTAAAAATGTGGTTTTAGTTGATGATATGGTGGACACCGCTGGAACATTAACAAAGGCAGCTGATTTAATGATGGAACGTGGCGCACTTAGTGTAAGAGCGATCTGCACACATCCAATTTTATCAGGAGATGCTTATCAGCGTATAGAGGACTCTAAATTAGAAGAACTAATAGTTACGGACTCTATTCCACTTAGACAAGAAAGCAAAAAAATTAAAGTACTAAGTTGTGCCGATTTATTTGCAGAGGTCATGCAAAACGTACATTATAATAAGTCTATTAGCTCTAAGTTTTTAATGTAA
- the pth gene encoding aminoacyl-tRNA hydrolase translates to MKKFLIVGLGNIGTKYDHTRHNIGFKILDFLAEKEDITFETQKLGDIATFRFKGRTFILLKPSTYMNLSGKAILYWLTKEKIPLENLLVITDDLNLPFGSLRIKTKGSDGGHNGLKDTQDKLNTNKYNRFRFGISDAFSTGRQVDYVLGEWEAEENKKLPERLEKAAEVIKSFGTAGINNTMNTYNGK, encoded by the coding sequence ATGAAAAAATTTCTAATTGTTGGCTTAGGAAATATTGGAACAAAGTATGACCATACACGTCATAACATAGGCTTTAAAATATTGGACTTTTTAGCCGAAAAAGAGGACATAACCTTCGAAACTCAAAAACTAGGAGACATTGCTACTTTTAGGTTTAAAGGACGCACATTTATACTTCTTAAACCCAGCACTTATATGAATTTAAGCGGGAAGGCTATATTATATTGGTTAACTAAAGAAAAAATTCCATTAGAAAACCTACTTGTCATTACAGATGACTTAAATCTACCTTTTGGAAGCTTAAGAATAAAAACAAAAGGAAGTGATGGTGGTCATAATGGCTTAAAAGACACTCAAGACAAATTAAACACCAATAAATACAATCGTTTTAGATTTGGAATTAGTGATGCCTTTAGCACAGGAAGACAAGTGGACTACGTATTGGGAGAATGGGAAGCCGAAGAAAACAAAAAACTACCAGAACGCTTAGAAAAAGCAGCAGAAGTTATAAAATCGTTCGGAACAGCAGGCATAAATAATACCATGAATACTTATAATGGTAAATAA